The Deltaproteobacteria bacterium genome window below encodes:
- a CDS encoding lantibiotic dehydratase, whose translation MPAITNVDQSLVMCAAQHPFVMNRRFVVRTPLLPQQVFTRWCEVDDGDIESRMRRLRARLAAWLDDPAVREAMVVASPSLAESIPLWREDPDSERGSKAERALVRYLSRMSTRATPFGLFSGVSVGRLGDSTVLQLAPRLDYRRSTRLDGQFIDELSEALARDEGVAAALRFVPNDSLYESAGRLRYVAASSAGGHRTHTLVDVDAHEAVHVVLAAARSGAATRTLIEALRGSDATLDEDEAAGFVRELCEVGILRPVLAPPTTGDEPGAVLLRRLDLGAPESDARTLLRDALTDLAAIDRDGVGIDPTRYDAIAAGLSAAPATIVPGRLFQVDLFKPAEITICPRVRATLEEGIAMLHRISPSPQPPGLERFREAFKARFDRREVPLAVALDHDVGVGFEPSNDPAVFAEPLLAGLAFPRPGGGGATWSARHDWLSRRLEQLPRGQMRLELDDDDIAALTPREAIAPLPDAFAALAVIEGRDADAIARGAFTLHLQGVVGPSGARLLGRFCHLDPELRACVDEHVAAEQRLRPEAVFAEVVHTSEGRVGNVVARPVLRQYEIEFLGSSGAPPERRLAIDDLLVSVQGDRVVLRSRRLACEVVPRLSTAHAYAGPNLPTYRFLCALQDQGIARAGWSWGPLDALGFLPRVCWRNLAFSRARWRLHKDSLAPLVAAAHGAGRGAVAAAARRATVMAAAASLRERARLPRYIELADGDHILAVDLDNPASVESFAHLLRGRAAVIVRELVPDPEHVAVRGPEGAFTHELCVPFTRAGEPTRTTAQRPRPRAVAPRVLVPGSEWLYAKIYVGHAHADRVLESVVAPLTTKLRATAEVDRWFFLRYADPEPHLRVRWRGDPERLLTLGIVGLRHALAEWIADGSVARVQLDTYEPELERYGGAAGLSASERFFAADSDAALEILAALEADGGDAARALRWQACVCSIDMLLDDLGLALPAKLELARTARDAFHREFGVETGFRRQLSAAYRSRHARVEALLVDRDGLDDALAIACAALRRRTVVVRPALATLTRLAASDQLGVPLHDLVRTWVHLICNRLLRAAHRAQEVVLYDLLARAYESLLARARVQAAAPRHAGALA comes from the coding sequence ATGCCCGCGATCACCAACGTCGACCAGAGCCTCGTCATGTGCGCAGCCCAACACCCTTTCGTGATGAATCGTCGCTTCGTGGTGCGTACGCCGCTGCTGCCGCAGCAGGTCTTCACGCGCTGGTGCGAGGTCGACGACGGCGACATCGAGTCGCGCATGCGTCGACTCCGGGCACGCCTCGCCGCGTGGCTCGACGATCCCGCGGTGCGCGAGGCCATGGTCGTCGCTTCGCCCAGCCTCGCGGAGTCCATCCCGCTGTGGCGCGAGGACCCCGACAGCGAGCGCGGCTCGAAGGCCGAGCGCGCCCTGGTCCGCTACCTCTCGCGGATGAGCACCCGCGCGACCCCCTTCGGTCTGTTCTCGGGGGTCTCGGTGGGGCGTCTCGGAGATTCGACCGTCCTACAGCTGGCGCCGCGACTCGACTACCGCCGCAGCACCCGGCTCGACGGCCAATTCATCGACGAGCTCAGCGAGGCGCTGGCCCGCGACGAAGGCGTGGCGGCGGCGCTGCGCTTCGTGCCCAACGACAGTCTCTACGAGAGCGCGGGGCGACTGCGATATGTCGCGGCGAGCAGTGCCGGCGGACACCGCACGCACACGCTGGTCGACGTCGACGCCCACGAGGCCGTGCACGTCGTGCTGGCGGCCGCGCGCAGTGGCGCCGCGACGCGCACGTTGATCGAGGCCCTGCGTGGGAGCGACGCCACGCTCGACGAGGACGAGGCGGCGGGGTTCGTCCGCGAGCTGTGCGAGGTGGGCATCCTGCGACCCGTGCTGGCACCGCCGACCACCGGCGACGAGCCCGGTGCGGTGCTGCTGCGCCGGCTCGACCTCGGCGCGCCCGAGTCCGACGCGCGCACGCTGCTGCGCGACGCCCTCACGGACCTCGCCGCGATCGATCGCGACGGCGTCGGCATCGACCCGACGCGCTACGACGCGATCGCGGCCGGCCTGAGTGCCGCGCCGGCGACCATCGTGCCCGGCCGACTGTTCCAGGTCGACCTCTTCAAACCCGCCGAGATCACGATCTGCCCGCGGGTGCGCGCGACCCTCGAGGAGGGCATCGCGATGCTGCACCGCATCTCGCCCTCGCCGCAGCCGCCCGGGCTCGAGCGCTTCCGCGAGGCATTCAAGGCCCGCTTCGATCGTCGCGAGGTGCCGTTGGCGGTCGCGCTCGACCATGACGTCGGCGTTGGGTTCGAGCCCAGCAACGATCCGGCGGTGTTCGCCGAGCCACTGCTGGCGGGGCTCGCGTTCCCGCGTCCCGGTGGCGGTGGCGCGACCTGGTCGGCGCGTCACGACTGGCTGTCGCGGCGTCTCGAGCAGCTGCCACGGGGCCAGATGCGCCTGGAGCTCGACGACGACGACATCGCGGCACTCACACCCCGCGAGGCCATCGCGCCGCTGCCCGACGCGTTCGCGGCCCTCGCCGTGATCGAGGGCCGCGACGCCGACGCCATCGCCCGCGGCGCCTTCACACTGCATCTACAAGGCGTGGTCGGCCCCTCGGGCGCGCGCCTGCTCGGGCGCTTCTGCCATCTCGATCCCGAGCTGCGCGCGTGTGTCGACGAGCACGTCGCCGCCGAACAGCGGCTGCGCCCCGAGGCCGTGTTCGCCGAGGTCGTGCACACCAGCGAGGGTCGGGTGGGCAACGTCGTCGCGCGGCCGGTGCTGCGCCAGTACGAGATCGAATTCCTCGGGAGCTCGGGCGCGCCACCCGAAAGGCGGCTCGCGATCGACGACCTGCTGGTCTCGGTGCAGGGTGACCGCGTGGTGCTGCGCTCGCGCCGGCTCGCCTGCGAGGTGGTGCCGAGGCTGTCGACGGCGCACGCGTACGCGGGCCCGAACCTGCCGACCTACCGCTTCCTGTGCGCGCTGCAGGACCAGGGCATCGCCCGCGCCGGCTGGAGCTGGGGACCACTGGATGCGCTCGGCTTCCTGCCGCGGGTGTGCTGGCGCAACCTCGCGTTCTCGCGCGCACGCTGGCGTCTGCACAAAGACAGCTTGGCCCCGCTCGTCGCGGCCGCCCACGGTGCCGGTCGTGGCGCGGTGGCGGCCGCGGCTCGCCGCGCGACCGTGATGGCCGCGGCCGCGAGCCTGCGCGAGCGCGCCCGCCTGCCGCGGTACATCGAGCTCGCCGATGGCGATCACATCCTCGCGGTCGACCTCGACAACCCGGCGAGCGTCGAGAGCTTCGCCCACTTGCTGCGCGGTCGTGCCGCCGTCATCGTTCGCGAGCTGGTCCCCGATCCCGAGCACGTCGCGGTGCGCGGGCCCGAGGGTGCGTTCACCCATGAGCTGTGCGTGCCGTTCACGCGCGCCGGAGAACCAACGCGCACGACCGCCCAGCGGCCACGCCCACGCGCCGTGGCCCCCCGTGTGCTGGTGCCGGGCAGCGAGTGGCTCTACGCCAAGATCTACGTGGGCCATGCCCACGCCGACCGTGTACTCGAGTCGGTGGTCGCGCCGCTCACCACCAAGCTGCGGGCCACTGCCGAAGTCGATCGCTGGTTCTTCCTGCGCTACGCCGATCCCGAGCCGCACCTCCGCGTGCGTTGGCGTGGCGATCCCGAGCGCTTGCTGACGCTGGGGATCGTCGGGCTGCGACATGCGCTCGCCGAGTGGATCGCCGACGGCAGCGTCGCGCGCGTGCAGCTCGACACCTACGAGCCCGAGCTCGAGCGCTACGGGGGCGCCGCGGGGCTGTCCGCGAGCGAGCGGTTCTTCGCCGCCGACAGCGACGCCGCGCTCGAGATCCTCGCCGCGCTCGAAGCCGATGGCGGCGATGCTGCACGGGCGCTGCGCTGGCAGGCCTGTGTCTGCAGCATCGACATGCTGCTCGACGATCTCGGGCTCGCGCTGCCAGCGAAGCTCGAGCTCGCGCGGACGGCCCGCGACGCGTTCCACCGCGAGTTCGGCGTCGAGACCGGATTTCGCCGCCAACTCTCCGCGGCCTACCGCAGTCGGCACGCACGCGTGGAGGCGCTGCTGGTGGATCGAGACGGGCTCGACGACGCGCTGGCGATCGCCTGCGCCGCGCTGCGCCGCCGCACCGTGGTCGTGCGGCCGGCGCTGGCGACACTCACGCGCCTGGCCGCGTCGGACCAGCTGGGGGTGCCGCTGCACGACCTCGTCCGCACGTGGGTGCACTTGATCTGCAACCGCCTGCTCCGCGCGGCCCATCGCGCGCAAGAGGTCGTGCTCTACGACCTGCTCGCGCGCGCCTACGAGTCGCTGCTCGCCCGCGCACGGGTGCAGGCCGCCGCACCGCGTCACGCCGGAGCTCTCGCATGA
- a CDS encoding lanthionine synthetase C family protein: MIPASPPPEPRASEWRGILDTDAHGERTRTAVEATVRAIADDLIRATVESPAELHGDLSLGRGAPGAALFLAYWGQYLADRAPRAADLACAASRHLLEQTLTTLASRPGPASLYQGYTGAAWAVQHVAATDDGDDPLAGLDDGLARGLTGLVPCFDLVSGLAGALVYARERGANGRALLQPTVTALAQLAQPGTPCGRTYFTTAAQLSPQTRPHSPDGHHDLGLAHGVPGVIAAIVGVLEDDLASGPTHRDAATLVDDAIGWLLAQPIVAHPHARFPAVLRPRAEPQPTRLAWCYGDLGIALTLVRAGRVRANPAWIEHGRALARLAAQREPDTAGVVDTSLCHGAAGLAQLFARLHAATGEPACRAAAQRWLADALARRQPGTGVGGYRHPRGRDPGVRDHAGFLEGASGIGLALLAMIDDTEPAWDRLLLLS; the protein is encoded by the coding sequence ATGATCCCCGCCAGCCCACCGCCCGAGCCGCGCGCGTCTGAATGGCGCGGCATCCTCGACACCGACGCGCACGGCGAGCGCACCCGCACGGCCGTCGAGGCCACCGTGCGCGCCATCGCCGACGATCTGATCCGCGCGACGGTGGAATCACCGGCGGAGCTGCACGGCGATCTGTCGCTCGGACGCGGGGCCCCGGGCGCCGCGTTGTTCCTGGCCTACTGGGGGCAATACCTGGCCGACCGCGCGCCACGGGCCGCGGACCTGGCGTGCGCCGCCAGCCGGCACCTGTTGGAGCAGACGCTGACGACGCTGGCGTCACGGCCCGGACCGGCGTCGCTCTACCAGGGCTACACGGGCGCCGCGTGGGCGGTTCAACACGTCGCGGCGACCGACGACGGCGACGACCCGCTGGCCGGCCTCGACGATGGACTCGCGCGCGGACTCACCGGGCTGGTGCCCTGCTTCGATCTCGTGTCGGGACTGGCGGGCGCATTGGTCTACGCCCGCGAGCGCGGCGCGAACGGCCGCGCGCTGCTGCAGCCCACCGTCACCGCGCTCGCCCAGCTGGCCCAGCCCGGCACGCCCTGCGGTCGCACGTACTTCACCACCGCTGCGCAGCTGAGCCCGCAGACCCGGCCGCACTCGCCCGACGGGCACCACGACCTCGGGCTCGCGCACGGCGTGCCAGGGGTCATCGCCGCCATCGTCGGCGTGCTCGAGGACGACCTGGCGAGCGGGCCGACCCACCGCGATGCAGCGACGCTGGTCGACGACGCGATCGGATGGCTGCTCGCGCAGCCGATCGTGGCGCACCCCCACGCGCGATTCCCCGCCGTGCTGCGGCCCCGCGCGGAACCGCAGCCCACACGCCTCGCGTGGTGCTACGGCGATCTCGGCATCGCGCTGACGCTCGTGCGAGCGGGCCGCGTGCGCGCCAACCCGGCGTGGATCGAGCACGGGCGCGCGCTCGCCCGCCTCGCCGCACAGCGCGAGCCCGACACCGCCGGGGTCGTCGATACCTCGCTGTGCCACGGCGCTGCCGGTCTCGCGCAGCTGTTCGCGCGGCTGCACGCGGCGACCGGCGAGCCTGCGTGCCGAGCCGCCGCGCAGCGATGGCTCGCCGACGCACTGGCGCGTCGCCAGCCCGGCACCGGCGTCGGTGGCTATCGCCACCCGCGGGGTCGAGACCCGGGCGTACGCGACCACGCGGGCTTCCTCGAGGGCGCATCGGGGATCGGCCTCGCGCTGCTGGCGATGATCGACGACACCGAACCGGCGTGGGATCGCCTGCTGCTGCTCTCGTAG
- a CDS encoding HlyD family efflux transporter periplasmic adaptor subunit, whose protein sequence is MDQATPVQDEIGSEQARLRALRCAAAVAACDGPAEAAARIEACIAGMCACDRVRCVFHDADSDAWWCERDGDRQLAPAGGVVGQVARSRAVLHLVTDARAEGFEPSVDDPAARGPVTVLAAPVTDGPRRMHAVMLVTRDGRRRFAPDEVRWLDALAEALAPALSLLEARLQCEAGARAERGHDGFRSEALEARNATAHGSVLRVVPTWLRVCVWTLCALALVALVGAATYEVERWTEGPALVTVHGGRRVAAQRGGTLASVDVVPGQLVRRGDLLLRLDDDGQARELEVLRLRLQAELRRRLRAPHETGTAAAVTQLQRELSLAETTRASLELRAPVDGVVGDVRARLGQLVVAGDELLTLHDAEAPLRVLALLPGEERGRLRAGQPLTLDLREAGGEQLHVHLTSVDDEVIGPSEARRYLGLAHADVLELDGPVVLATATLDSRHYPTSRGALELHDGMRARARVEITRETLLQSLWPDQEAP, encoded by the coding sequence ATGGACCAGGCAACCCCAGTGCAGGACGAGATCGGCAGCGAGCAGGCGCGCCTGCGAGCGTTGCGGTGCGCCGCCGCGGTCGCGGCCTGCGACGGCCCGGCGGAGGCCGCCGCCCGCATCGAGGCCTGCATCGCGGGCATGTGCGCCTGCGATCGCGTGCGCTGCGTGTTCCACGACGCCGACAGCGACGCCTGGTGGTGCGAACGCGACGGCGATCGACAGCTCGCACCGGCGGGCGGCGTGGTCGGACAGGTCGCGCGATCGCGGGCCGTCCTGCATCTCGTGACCGACGCGCGGGCCGAGGGCTTCGAGCCCAGCGTCGACGACCCCGCCGCGCGCGGGCCGGTGACGGTGCTCGCGGCCCCGGTCACCGACGGGCCGCGGCGCATGCACGCGGTGATGCTGGTGACCCGCGACGGTCGACGACGCTTCGCGCCCGACGAGGTCCGCTGGCTCGACGCCCTCGCCGAGGCGCTGGCCCCCGCGCTGTCGCTGCTCGAGGCACGTCTGCAGTGCGAGGCCGGCGCGCGTGCGGAGCGGGGCCACGACGGATTCCGATCGGAGGCCCTCGAGGCACGCAACGCGACGGCGCACGGCAGCGTGCTGCGCGTGGTCCCCACCTGGCTGCGGGTATGCGTGTGGACGCTGTGCGCGCTCGCCCTCGTCGCGTTGGTCGGCGCTGCGACCTACGAGGTCGAGCGCTGGACCGAGGGGCCCGCGCTGGTCACCGTCCACGGCGGTCGTCGGGTCGCGGCGCAGCGCGGCGGCACGCTGGCGTCGGTCGACGTGGTGCCGGGTCAGCTCGTGCGTCGCGGGGATCTGCTGCTCCGGCTCGACGACGACGGGCAAGCGCGCGAGCTCGAGGTCCTGCGCCTGCGGCTGCAGGCCGAGCTGCGCCGACGACTGCGTGCACCACACGAGACCGGCACCGCCGCCGCGGTCACCCAGCTGCAGCGCGAGCTCTCGCTGGCCGAGACGACCCGCGCTTCGCTCGAGCTGCGCGCACCCGTCGACGGTGTCGTCGGCGACGTGCGAGCGCGGCTCGGACAGCTCGTCGTGGCCGGCGACGAGCTGCTCACGCTGCACGACGCCGAGGCCCCGCTGCGCGTGCTCGCGTTGCTGCCGGGCGAGGAGCGTGGCCGGCTCCGCGCCGGTCAGCCGCTGACGCTCGACCTGCGCGAGGCCGGCGGCGAGCAGCTGCACGTGCACCTCACGAGCGTCGATGACGAGGTCATCGGCCCCAGCGAGGCACGCCGCTACCTCGGGCTCGCCCACGCCGACGTGCTCGAGCTCGACGGCCCGGTCGTGCTCGCGACCGCGACACTCGACTCGCGTCACTACCCCACCAGCCGGGGCGCGCTCGAGCTCCACGACGGCATGCGAGCCCGCGCGCGCGTCGAGATCACGCGCGAGACCCTGCTCCAGTCCTTGTGGCCCGACCAGGAGGCGCCATGA
- a CDS encoding peptidase domain-containing ABC transporter, whose translation MSIAGRRRNDRRLRIPFVSQLEWADCGAACLTMVLRAHGSPLRLADVRRAFANGRDGCSAAGILEAAHTLGLEGRGIRLDLDDLGHLRPGTILHWEFQHFVVFEGLRGGGVDILDPARGRRRVPLARFRSSFTGVAIVLEPTADLHAERGASGRSPLRTYLARVTSARRVLVRIVGGSLLLRALALALPATTAVVIDRVVPQHDLRLLLGLAAGATALLVMQMLTQQIRALLLLQLRTQLDTELTGGFLRHLVRLPFAFFLRRSAGDLILRVTSNRMLRERLTTHALSALLDGPLVLLYLVLVFAFAPGLGWWVSAIAAAQIAVFVLARLRIAELTTEELDAQSRSHNELVQILAGIQTLKVCGAEARAIERWSNLFTDELNVSLARGRLQAVLDAALGLLRNGAPIALLAVGAHQVMRGQLSVGAMLAVNSLALGFLAPLASLVETAMTLQGLRGHIERIADVLETAPEQAAAGERPSPRVELRGAISLREVSFRYEGAARDAVHGVSLDIAPGECVALVGRSGCGKSSLAALLVGLHLPSSGAIAFDGRPLASLDLTALRRNVGVVLQTPYLFGGSIRDNIALADPHATLEQVEAAAQAAGIHAEIAALPLGYDTPVSDGGASLSGGQRQRVALARALLGRPRVLLLDEATSALDAVSERGIMAALARLDCVRIIISHRLGTLAFADRIVVLEDGCIVESGDFTELSTGDTRFARLVHAAERTGVAPHEGASHGACA comes from the coding sequence ATGAGCATTGCAGGTCGTCGCCGCAACGATCGGCGACTGCGTATCCCGTTCGTGTCGCAGCTCGAGTGGGCCGACTGCGGCGCCGCGTGTCTGACGATGGTCCTTCGCGCCCATGGCAGCCCGCTGCGCCTCGCCGACGTGCGCCGCGCCTTCGCGAACGGCCGCGACGGCTGCTCCGCCGCCGGCATCCTCGAGGCGGCGCACACCCTCGGGCTCGAGGGGCGCGGTATCCGGCTCGATCTCGACGACCTCGGGCACCTGCGTCCAGGCACGATCCTGCACTGGGAGTTCCAACACTTCGTGGTGTTCGAGGGGCTTCGCGGCGGCGGCGTCGACATCCTCGATCCCGCGCGCGGGCGTCGGAGGGTCCCGCTCGCACGCTTCCGCAGCAGCTTCACGGGGGTCGCGATCGTGCTCGAGCCCACGGCCGACCTGCACGCCGAGCGTGGCGCGTCTGGCCGCTCGCCGCTGCGCACGTACCTCGCGCGGGTGACCAGCGCCCGGCGGGTGCTGGTACGGATCGTCGGCGGCTCGCTGTTGCTACGTGCGCTCGCGCTGGCACTCCCGGCGACCACGGCGGTGGTGATCGATCGGGTGGTCCCGCAGCACGATCTGCGGCTGCTGCTCGGACTCGCCGCTGGCGCGACGGCGCTGCTGGTGATGCAGATGCTGACCCAACAGATCCGAGCGCTCTTGCTGCTGCAGCTGCGCACGCAGCTCGACACCGAGCTGACCGGCGGCTTCCTGCGTCACCTCGTGCGATTGCCGTTCGCGTTCTTTCTTCGCCGCTCGGCCGGCGACCTGATCCTGCGCGTCACCAGCAACCGCATGCTGCGCGAGCGCCTCACGACCCACGCGCTCTCGGCGTTGCTCGACGGCCCGCTCGTGCTCCTCTACCTCGTGCTGGTGTTTGCGTTCGCGCCCGGCCTGGGCTGGTGGGTGTCGGCGATCGCGGCAGCGCAGATCGCCGTATTCGTGCTCGCGCGCCTGCGGATCGCCGAGCTCACCACGGAGGAACTCGACGCCCAGTCGCGCTCGCACAACGAGCTCGTGCAGATCCTCGCAGGCATCCAGACCCTCAAGGTCTGCGGCGCCGAGGCCCGCGCGATCGAGCGCTGGTCGAACCTGTTCACGGACGAGCTCAACGTCTCGCTCGCGCGCGGGCGCCTCCAGGCGGTGCTCGACGCGGCGCTGGGCCTGCTGCGCAACGGCGCTCCGATCGCGCTGTTGGCGGTCGGCGCCCACCAGGTGATGCGGGGCCAGCTCAGCGTGGGCGCGATGCTGGCGGTCAACTCGCTCGCGCTGGGCTTCCTCGCGCCGCTCGCCTCCCTGGTCGAGACGGCGATGACGTTGCAAGGCCTTCGCGGTCACATCGAGCGCATCGCCGACGTGCTGGAGACGGCCCCCGAGCAGGCCGCCGCAGGCGAGCGGCCATCCCCACGCGTGGAGCTGCGCGGCGCGATCTCGCTGCGCGAGGTCTCGTTCCGCTACGAGGGCGCCGCGCGGGACGCCGTGCACGGCGTCAGCCTCGACATCGCACCCGGCGAGTGCGTGGCACTGGTCGGGCGCTCGGGTTGCGGCAAGTCCTCGCTCGCCGCGCTGCTGGTCGGGCTCCATCTGCCCAGCAGCGGCGCCATCGCCTTCGACGGGCGGCCGCTGGCGTCGCTCGATCTCACGGCGCTGCGGCGCAACGTCGGTGTGGTGTTGCAGACGCCGTACCTGTTCGGGGGTTCGATCCGCGACAACATCGCGCTGGCCGATCCCCACGCCACGCTCGAGCAGGTCGAGGCCGCCGCGCAGGCGGCCGGCATCCACGCCGAGATCGCCGCGCTTCCGCTGGGCTACGACACGCCCGTGTCCGACGGCGGCGCCTCGCTGTCCGGTGGCCAGCGCCAGCGCGTCGCGCTCGCGCGGGCCCTGCTGGGGCGGCCCCGCGTGCTGCTCCTCGACGAGGCCACCAGCGCGCTCGATGCGGTGTCCGAGCGCGGCATCATGGCTGCGCTCGCGCGGCTCGACTGCGTCCGCATCATCATCTCGCACCGCCTCGGCACGCTGGCCTTCGCCGATCGCATCGTGGTGCTCGAGGATGGCTGCATCGTCGAGAGCGGTGACTTCACCGAGCTCTCGACCGGCGACACCCGCTTCGCACGGCTGGTCCACGCCGCCGAGCGAACCGGCGTCGCCCCCCACGAAGGAGCGAGCCATGGCGCGTGCGCGTGA
- a CDS encoding efflux RND transporter periplasmic adaptor subunit, whose protein sequence is MARARDWALSLTVLMACAARDEAAPTPDDPSPPAAATTTIDARATGWTGVVVSTRSHHVAAAVTATIDAVEVDVGDVVHAGEPLVRLHAQPFEDALAIADAGVAARTAELAGARAALGVAESELAATRALAAANHATPHQLHVSEAQRDQAAAQLALGRATLQSARAEQRRARHALDAATVRAPIDGVVAARMVEPGQSVAVGTTLLRVIDPRAVGVRVGLDAAALSAIADDTPLVVSSGDDRRWHATIRRRAPELDLVTEQVPIELALRDADAPTPAIGTAVFVQPRDP, encoded by the coding sequence ATGGCGCGTGCGCGTGACTGGGCGCTGTCGTTGACGGTCCTGATGGCCTGCGCCGCGCGGGACGAGGCCGCACCGACGCCGGATGACCCCTCGCCACCGGCCGCCGCGACCACCACCATCGACGCGCGCGCGACCGGCTGGACGGGCGTGGTGGTGTCGACGCGCAGTCACCACGTCGCCGCGGCGGTCACGGCCACCATCGACGCTGTCGAGGTCGACGTCGGCGACGTCGTACACGCCGGCGAGCCGCTCGTGCGGCTCCACGCCCAGCCCTTCGAGGACGCGCTCGCGATCGCCGACGCCGGCGTGGCGGCGCGTACGGCCGAGCTGGCCGGCGCACGCGCTGCGCTGGGCGTGGCGGAATCCGAGCTCGCGGCCACGCGCGCGCTCGCGGCCGCCAACCACGCGACGCCCCACCAGCTGCACGTCAGCGAAGCCCAGCGCGATCAGGCCGCCGCACAGCTCGCGCTCGGCCGCGCGACGCTGCAGTCGGCGCGCGCGGAACAACGCCGCGCCCGCCACGCCCTCGACGCTGCGACGGTTCGGGCGCCGATCGACGGCGTGGTCGCGGCACGGATGGTCGAGCCGGGCCAGAGCGTCGCGGTGGGGACCACCCTGCTGCGCGTCATCGACCCGCGTGCGGTGGGTGTGCGCGTCGGGCTGGATGCCGCCGCGCTCTCGGCGATCGCCGATGACACCCCGCTCGTCGTGTCGAGCGGCGATGACCGACGCTGGCACGCGACGATCCGCCGTCGCGCGCCCGAGCTCGACCTCGTCACCGAGCAAGTGCCGATCGAGCTGGCGCTGCGCGACGCCGACGCGCCGACGCCCGCGATCGGTACCGCGGTGTTCGTGCAGCCGCGCGATCCCTAA
- a CDS encoding gamma carbonic anhydrase family protein, whose translation MLQRFRGITPIIDPTAYVHPAAVLIGDVVLGPSATVWPCATLRGDDGPIRIGACSSIQDGTVIHMFEGRSITTVGERVTVGHNVTLHGCTVQDETIIGMGAIVLDNAIVESNCIVGAGTLVPPGKRIPAGSVVFGNPMRIVRSVTDADLEFIAHSWRAYVTRGAQYLEEPGV comes from the coding sequence ATGCTGCAACGCTTCCGCGGGATCACCCCGATCATCGACCCGACCGCCTACGTGCACCCCGCCGCGGTGTTGATCGGCGACGTCGTGCTGGGCCCGTCGGCGACGGTGTGGCCGTGCGCGACGCTGCGCGGCGACGACGGGCCGATCCGCATCGGCGCGTGCTCGTCGATCCAGGACGGCACGGTGATCCACATGTTCGAGGGCCGCTCGATCACCACCGTGGGCGAGCGCGTCACGGTCGGCCACAACGTGACGCTGCACGGCTGCACGGTGCAGGACGAGACCATCATCGGCATGGGCGCGATCGTGCTCGACAACGCGATCGTCGAGTCCAACTGCATCGTCGGTGCGGGCACGCTGGTGCCGCCGGGCAAGCGCATCCCGGCCGGCTCGGTGGTGTTCGGCAACCCGATGCGGATCGTCCGCAGCGTCACCGATGCCGACCTCGAGTTCATCGCACACTCGTGGCGCGCGTACGTGACCCGCGGCGCGCAGTACCTCGAAGAGCCGGGGGTCTAG